The sequence below is a genomic window from Paenibacillus sp. DCT19.
GTATGACTACGAAGGATACGGAGAAATGGGCCAAAATTAATTTTTTGATCTCGGTCAATTACCTGATGGTGGTATTCATTGTGATGGTGGCTAATACGACTTGGTCGTAACATAGATCCCAGGTGAACAATCTTTAAAAGCATTCTATGGAGAATAGTTGGACAACCTTTGTTGTCTTGAGATACTCCTTGGGGTGCTTTTTTAGTATATAATATAATCATAAGATGTACATAAAAGGATGTTTATGGGAGAACGGAGTATTGAGATGAGCGAATTACAGCAGGCTATTGTGTTAAGACAAGAGGGAAAAGCCGAAGAGGCTATTGTATTGTTAAAAAAAATAACGGATCAGGAGCCGGCTCATGCTCAGGCATGGTATCAGCTCGCATGGGCACATGACAACCTAGGATTGGAGCGGGAAGCTGTTCCATACTACGAAAAGGCGATACAGCTCGGACTGGACAAGGAAGATCAAGCGGGAGCTATTCTTGGTTTGGGGAGCACGTATCGAACACTAGGGGAGTACACAGAGGCTGAGAAGTGGTTGGTGCAAGGAATCAAGTTATTCCCTGAACGTCGTGAATTTGAAGTGTTCTATGCCATGGTTTTATATAATCTCGGTAAACATGCCGAAGCAATGCAACGTCTGCTCATCCAATTAGCAGATACGTCTAACGATTCGAATATTGCTGATTATCAGCAAGCCATTCGTTACTATGCAGATCAACTTGATCGGGTATGGGAGTAACACTTAAATTCGGGAGGTATCCGCATGCCTTTTCTTAAAAAAGTCGTACTTCGATGGCACGATTGCCCGCCGGAGCAACAAGATCTTTTCCCTTATCACATTCCTGCATTACGTAATCTTGATGAATTAGAATTCAGGCATAAGGTGACCTTCCTGGTAGGAGAGAATGGCTCAGGCAAATCGACACTGCTCGAATCAATCGGCGTAAGCTGTGGTTTTAGCATTGTGGGTGGTAAGGATCTGGTTATTACGAATGAAAAAGACGATGCCTCGTTATCGACCATTATGAATCTGCAATGGATGCCGAGAGTGAAGCAGGGGTTTTATTTTCGAGCTGAAACTTTTGATACATTTGCCAAGTATATCGATGAACTTGCAGATGATCCTAGCGTTGGTATGAGCGCATACGCACCGTATGGAGGGAAGTCTTTGAATGTGCGGTCACATGGTCAGGGATTTCTTGAATTTCTAACCAATCGTCTGAGCACAAAAGGACTGTATTTACTGGATGAGCCCGAATCTGCTCTATCGCCACAGAATCAGCTGGTCTTGTTAAGGATGATTCATGAGATGGAGAGCAGCGGGTCGCAATTTATCATCGCGACTCATTCCCCCATATTAATGTCGTATCCGGATGCTTGCATTTATGAGTTCAGTGAAGAAGGAATTATAGAAGTGGCGTATGAGGATACGGAGCACTTTCTACTGACCCGTGACTTTCTTAATCATCGAGAACGGTATTATAAGCAGTTGTTCGTGGATTAGGGCGTATCCTAGTTAGACGGCGGCAACCATTCTTGTACCGTTTCAATAAACCGACGTGATGCGGGAGCGAGATTACCGAGCGAGGTACAGGCGATACCGATCGTGCGATAAGGCTCACCTGTGATGGGCACAAGAGCGAACTCATCGGTGTGACCTTGTACCACCATTTCGGGCAGCAGGCTGATGCCAAGCCCATTTCGAACCATTGCCATGATGGCTTGATCCTCGGCTACCTCGTAGATCACGTTCAGTTTCACGGCATGTATGCGAATTAAACGTTCAATTTCGTTGTCGCCACCCCACTTCGGCAAAATGAAAGGTTGTTCCTGTAATACATCGAAACTAACAGATGTGGTGTGAGCCAGGGGATGATCTAGAGGCAGGATGCACATCATCCTGTCTTTTTGTAATGGAATCGTTTCATATGGTGTAGTTTCACCAAGGGACAAAAATCCAAGGTCGATCGCCCCACCAGCAAGCCAGCCCTCGATTTCTGCATAATCACCCTCCCATAGCTTGATCTCAATTCCGGGATGACGCATTCGAAATTGTGTAAGAATTCCAGGCAACCATTGCGTTGATACACTGGCAAACGTTCCTATGCGAACAGTACCCACTTCAGCTCCTCGGATTAGGGAAATCTCTTGGTTCATTAATTCTGTCCAGCGTAGAATCTCGCGTGTATACCCAAGAACTCGTTCACCCTCAACTGTAATCCGAACCCCAGACCGTCCACGACTCAGTAGTGGGAATCCACATTCCTTCTCAAGACTGGCAATCGCATGACTAACAGCGGATTGCGTAATATTAAGCGCTTCTGCAGCTTTGGTAAGGCTGCCATATTCCACGATTGTATTGAATATTTCATATTTAATTAACGACATGAGCGCATGATTCCTCTCGTTTCAAGATACATGAATTTATTTCATGTATATCATTATAATTATTCATTTTAATAATGCAAAGAGATCGTTTATACTTGCCAAGGCGAATTCATTTGCCCTGACAGATAAGCAGATAAGATCATACAGAATGAAGGTAGACTTAGAATGAGTAGAGTTAGCAGTAGACCCACTAATGGAGCGAGAAGAGCTGACATTCAGATGTTGCTTGCAACCGTTATTTGGGGGTCATCGTATTTATTTATGAAATCTGGACTGGAATCGATGCAGGAATTAAATTTAGTCGCTTTCCGGTTTGCAATTGCATTTATTGCCGCCGCCGTTATTTTTCACCGTAGGTTATTCCGAATGGATCTACGTACACTTATAGCAGGAGCGGTTATGGGAACAGCATTATTTGCAGCATTTGTGTTCATTACATATGGTGTACAGCGAACAACGACATCACAGGCTGGTTTTTTGATTAGTTTGGCCGTTATATTTGTACCAATCCTAACAACGATTATCCATCGACGTATGCCAGATACACGTCTCATGTTGAGCATCATTGTTGCGGTTACTGGACTGGGATTGTTGACTCTTCAGCACGAGCTCAGCTTACATACCGGAGATATCCTTTGTATTGTTGCCGCATTGATCTATGCAATTTATATTATGATCGCTGGCAAATTCACACCAAAGCATGACCCGTTAACACTGGGAACGGTACAATTAGGGGTTGCCGCGATCTGGGGTATTGCCGCTACCTTTTTGTTCGAAAGTCCTCGCCTGCCGGATTCACCTGAATCATGGGCGGCGATTCTAGGGCTGGGTGTATTATGCAGTGGTATAGGTTACATATTGCAGACACTAGCACAGCGACATGCTTCACCGACCCGAACAAGTCTTATTTTCTCGTTAGAGCCGCTATTTGCCGCCGCGTTTGCTTTTAGTTTTCAAGGAGAAACCTTAACGTTACAAGGATATACAGGAGCAACACTGATGTTGGTTG
It includes:
- a CDS encoding tetratricopeptide repeat protein codes for the protein MSELQQAIVLRQEGKAEEAIVLLKKITDQEPAHAQAWYQLAWAHDNLGLEREAVPYYEKAIQLGLDKEDQAGAILGLGSTYRTLGEYTEAEKWLVQGIKLFPERREFEVFYAMVLYNLGKHAEAMQRLLIQLADTSNDSNIADYQQAIRYYADQLDRVWE
- a CDS encoding AAA family ATPase; this encodes MPFLKKVVLRWHDCPPEQQDLFPYHIPALRNLDELEFRHKVTFLVGENGSGKSTLLESIGVSCGFSIVGGKDLVITNEKDDASLSTIMNLQWMPRVKQGFYFRAETFDTFAKYIDELADDPSVGMSAYAPYGGKSLNVRSHGQGFLEFLTNRLSTKGLYLLDEPESALSPQNQLVLLRMIHEMESSGSQFIIATHSPILMSYPDACIYEFSEEGIIEVAYEDTEHFLLTRDFLNHRERYYKQLFVD
- a CDS encoding LysR family transcriptional regulator; amino-acid sequence: MSLIKYEIFNTIVEYGSLTKAAEALNITQSAVSHAIASLEKECGFPLLSRGRSGVRITVEGERVLGYTREILRWTELMNQEISLIRGAEVGTVRIGTFASVSTQWLPGILTQFRMRHPGIEIKLWEGDYAEIEGWLAGGAIDLGFLSLGETTPYETIPLQKDRMMCILPLDHPLAHTTSVSFDVLQEQPFILPKWGGDNEIERLIRIHAVKLNVIYEVAEDQAIMAMVRNGLGISLLPEMVVQGHTDEFALVPITGEPYRTIGIACTSLGNLAPASRRFIETVQEWLPPSN
- a CDS encoding DMT family transporter; this translates as MSRVSSRPTNGARRADIQMLLATVIWGSSYLFMKSGLESMQELNLVAFRFAIAFIAAAVIFHRRLFRMDLRTLIAGAVMGTALFAAFVFITYGVQRTTTSQAGFLISLAVIFVPILTTIIHRRMPDTRLMLSIIVAVTGLGLLTLQHELSLHTGDILCIVAALIYAIYIMIAGKFTPKHDPLTLGTVQLGVAAIWGIAATFLFESPRLPDSPESWAAILGLGVLCSGIGYILQTLAQRHASPTRTSLIFSLEPLFAAAFAFSFQGETLTLQGYTGATLMLVGVLITEIKAVELMFWRRKQPSIPSELGERGAPGV